From Oreochromis niloticus isolate F11D_XX linkage group LG1, O_niloticus_UMD_NMBU, whole genome shotgun sequence, a single genomic window includes:
- the LOC102077352 gene encoding adhesion G-protein coupled receptor G1: MWTTLFITTTLCFSVSQAGDFCENVLDECRKHDSWIGCYEDRIMTCKPRGRIMTGIKQLKVDSRQEVDVSPTFEHRVHIPSSALQRSRGNVPEVEVQVVASVINSSYFKLSPPPRNRIQQIYRRNGKVFRDSVVCVRAGNRAVENLSQPITLSFKHNKEVESGTCVFWQETSAEDGTGYWSGQGCETNYTAHEFICSCNHLSFFAVLVNPGISVTKADADKLSYITYIGSGLSAPFALISLFIYIYLHRRHPEKSISLHMQLTVAMFCLHLTFLLSSLLVQLLKEKEDSSSCLVLGLVLHWSLLATLTWSALEGFHLYLLLIRVFNIYVRRYLLKLSLIGWGFPTVVAAVCGISRVYGKYTLNYSNSNLTQHICWMSNESEQKLLIVSYITTVAFPFLVVLFNACMLGLVVFKMWDLRRGDRNFGSSSDWKKINKEKRKRLWKDCVTVLGLSCVLGLPWGLASTTYVSLPGIYVFTVLNSLQGLFIFLWSVALAWSKSQAANNSSTRDSSSQKMVTTSFNSGY, encoded by the exons TTGTTATGAAGATCGAATTATGACCTGCAAACCAAGAGGCCGCATCATGACGGGCATTAAACAACTCAAAGTAGACTCGCGTCAAGAG GTTGATGTGAGTCCTACATTTGAACATAGAGTTCACATCCCATCATCAGCTCTCCAGAGAAGCAGAGGAAATGTGCCTGAGGTGGAGGTCCAGGTGGTGGCCTCTGTAATTAACAGCAGTTATTTTAAG CTGAGTCCTCCCCCAAGAAATAGGATACAACAAATTTACCGCAGAAATGGCAAAGTGTTTAGGGACTCAGTCGTATGTGTGCGGGCAGGAAACCGTGCAGTCGAGAATCTCTCACAACCCATCACGTTAAgcttcaaacacaacaaagag GTTGAAAGTGGAACTTGCGTATTTTGGCAGGAAACATCAGCAGAGGATGGAACAG GTTACTGGAGCGGTCAAGGCTGTGAAACAAATTACACGGCACATGAATTTATTTGCAGCTGCAACCATCTGAGcttctttgctgtgcttgtG AATCCAGGAATATCGGTGACAAAAGCTGATGCCGACAAGCTAAGCTACATCACTTACATTGGATCAGGACTCTCCGCCCCCTTCGCACTGATCAGTTTGTTCATCTATATTTATCTACA tCGGCGGCATCCTGAGAAATCCATAAGTCTGCACATGCAGCTAACAGTGGCGATgttctgcctccatctcaccttCCTGCTGTCCAGTCTCCTGGTCCAACTactgaaggaaaaagaggaCAGCTCATCTTGCCTGGTACTGGGTCTGGTTTTACACTGGTCCCTGCTGGCCACCCTGACCTGGAGTGCTCTGGAGGGGTTCCACCTCTACCTTCTGCTCATCCGGGTCTTTAATATCTATGTGAGGAGGTACCTGCTCAAACTCAGCCTGATTGGATGGG GTTTTCCTACAGTGGTTGCAGCTGTTTGTGGGATTTCACGTGTTTATGGCAAATACACTCTGAATTACAGCAACAGCAATTTAACACAACACAT ATGCTGGATGAGCAACGAGTCTGAACAAAAGCTCCTCATAGTCAGCTACATCACTACCGTGGCCTTTCCTTTCTTGGTGGTATTGTTCAATGCCTGCATGCTGGGGCTGGTGGTGTTTAAGATGTGGGATCTAAGAAGAGGTGATAGAAACTTTGGAAGCAGCAGTGACTGGAAGAAgataaacaaagagaaaagaaagaggttATGGAAGGACTGTGTCACAGTGCTGGGCCTCAGCTGTGTGCTGGGGTTACCTTGGGGGTTAGCCAGCACTACATACGTTTCACTCCCTGGGATCTATGTATTCACCGTATTGAACTCCCTTCAAG GTCTATTTATTTTCCTGTGGTCTGTGGCTTTGGCCTGGTCAAAGTCTCAAGCTGCAAATAACTCATCAACCAGAGACTCTTCCTCTCAGAAAATGGTGACTACTAGTTTCAACAGCGGATACTGA